From Cannabis sativa cultivar Pink pepper isolate KNU-18-1 chromosome 8, ASM2916894v1, whole genome shotgun sequence, a single genomic window includes:
- the LOC115701283 gene encoding LEAF RUST 10 DISEASE-RESISTANCE LOCUS RECEPTOR-LIKE PROTEIN KINASE-like 1.5: MSVFSFAPPFSSHADLSVLQKLKNFINTMSFSSPTPTQFLINAFLLLQSQTLFFLTLQADHVNPTTKGTCHDTCGTVPVKYPFGTEFGCGHPDFARYVKCNGGTLQLTTGAGSYTISSIDYPSNTIIVTDPLMSNCTSMQNSGSFSLDRASPFTIADENIFVLLGCSTTSPVFDPDQDLCDTGSGYRVCRGMYSCKGVAGIGLPTNSPASTCCVYDSPMGFGSGYELDLPKLQCSSYTSIYEFGDEGDPMKWRFGVLLEYNDSYYSSGCRDCEESQGFCGFSGLDQSFACICPNGMNTTVNCFGRGYAWSGTRGLGVHINTCIAGFLVSWALLFIGRGR, translated from the exons ATGAGTGTCTTTTCTTTTGCTCCACCATTTTCATCTCATGCTGATCTCTCTGTCCTTCAAAAGCTTAAAAACTTCATTAACACAATGTCGTTTTCCTCACCAACTCCAACCCAGTTCTTAATCAACGCTTTTCTCCTCCTCCAAAGCCAAACACTCTTCTTTCTCACTCTCCAAGCAGATCACGTGAATCCCACCACCAAGGGCACGTGCCACGACACGTGCGGTACCGTCCCGGTGAAGTACCCATTTGGAACCGAATTCGGATGTGGACACCCGGATTTCGCCCGTTACGTCAAATGCAACGGCGGAACGCTCCAGCTCACCACCGGCGCCGGAAGCTACACCATTTCCTCCATTGATTACCCGAGCAACACCATAATTGTGACCGACCCACTCATGTCCAACTGCACCTCAATGCAAAACTCCGGCAGCTTCAGCTTGGACCGAGCAAGCCCTTTTACCATCGCCGACGAGAACATCTTCGTCCTCCTCGGGTGCTCCACCACCTCGCCCGTCTTCGACCCGGACCAAGATCTCTGTGATACCGGGTCGGGGTACCGGGTCTGCAGAGGCATGTACTCGTGCAAGGGTGTGGCGGGAATCGGGTTGCCGACGAATTCTCCGGCATCCACGTGTTGCGTGTACGATTCTCCGATGGGTTTTGGTTCGGGTTACGAACTGGATCTTCCTAAGTTGCAGTGCTCGTCTTACACGTCGATATACGAGTTTGGAGACGAAGGTGACCCGATGAAATGGCGGTTTGGGGTATTGTTGGAGTATAATGATTCATATTACAGCAGTGGGTGTAGAGATTGTGAAGAGAGTCAAGGGTTTTGTGGGTTTTCGGGTTTGGATCAGTCTTTTGCTTGTATTTGCCCCAATGGGATGAACACTACTGTCAACTGCTTTGGTCGAG GGTATGCTTGGAGCGGGACAAGGGGCCTAGGAGTTCACATCAACACATGTATTGCAG GTTTTCTGGTGTCTTGGGCTTTACTTTTCATTGGAAGAGGCAGATGA